The Pelagicoccus albus genome includes the window ATTAGCAGAAGCTCCTGAGAACTAAGATTGCACGCCGCTAAACTACCGAAGAGTAGCGTTAGCCCAAGACCCTTTCTGATTCCTCCTGGAAGCTTTTTCATCACGCAAGGCCTCTCTTTCTTCTGATCAGCCATTCGGCTAAGAGAGCCGCAAGCGCAGCGAGGAAAAACAAGTTGTTGTGCCAGATTGGCTGGAAGACGGTTTCGGAAGCGGGCGCAGGACGGGACTGAATCAGGGAGTTAAGCTTTGCTAGGTCCGACAAACTTAGGGTCTGTCCACCAGTCGCAGCGGCTATCCGTTCCATTTCAGCCCGATTAGGGGAGATTGAAGAAAACTCTTGAGACAAGGCATCAATGGTCCACCCCGTTTCCGCTCGTCCCGCAGGGGTCCCGGAATTTTCTTCCACCAAAACCTCGGCAAGATAGGCGCCATCATCCAGCTGCGGTAGTTCTGACTGAAAGTGTCCAGGGTTGTCGGATACAGGTTGCATATCCAGCTCGATCAAGGTTTCCGGTCCCATATCTGGTTGAGTGGCAGAGGCGACTCTTGTTACGCTTAGTCGAGCCTTACTCGCTGAGAGCTTTTGATAGCTTGGATTCAGAGCACGGGCTTGCAGAATCGTCGCTCCTGTATCGGTTATGCTTGCTGAGAGGCTAATGCGTTGGGGATTGTCTTTGACGAGCCAACGGGAAATTTGACGCCAAAACTGGGCTAGGTCCTCTTGGGAATCCGTGTCTTGCATTCCCCAGCGCCAGAGATCGCCTACTGCTAAGCTCGCTACGCGACCGGATCCGAAGTTCCGAACCAGCAGGGCAGGGCGTTGTTCGCCTCCTGCTTCCGTTACGGTTGCGAGCTGCCGGGCCCCTGGTTTGATACGGCCTAGCGTATTGTAGACGCGGAACAAGGGCATATTTGAAATTCGATTGCGTTCATCCATCTCCATATCGCGGATACGCATCCACGGCTCGACCCAACCCTCTCGACTCAAATCCCAGCTCGCAGGACGGTCAAACACCGTATGATCGAAAGCGCTATCCGCATAGAAGGGAAGCAGGGACGACAAAGGCGAATCCTGATATCCGCCGTCCTCGAAACTGTTCACGCCACCCAGCATGAGAAGCCCGCCACCTCGCTGTCTGACGAAATCACGCAGAAGGGATAGTTGGTTATACGTGAAAAACTCAGATTCCACATCATCCAAGATGACGGCATCGTACTCGAACAAGGTCTCAGCGGTATTGGGGAATCCACCACGCAGCTCGTTTTCGTCACGTGTATTCATGCGAATGAGAACGGCTTCGTCGTAGCGTTCGTTTTCATCCTCCCGACCGAAGCCGCGATAGAGCGAGTTGCTCTGTTCGCCTGCTCTGCTTTTGAACTCGAATTTTGGTTCCTTGCTGGCAACGCGCAAAAGGCCAACCATGTCCAGCTGCGGGTCCTGCTGTAGAGAGCGGTTCAAAAACTTGTATTCCCAATTCGGGCGGCCGGTAAGGTAGAGGATTCTGTAGTTTTCCTTACCGCGGTTGGCGACTAGTAGTTTGCCGTTGTTGGCTGAGGTCGCTTCCTCGGGCGTGGGAACCTCAGAGTCTGTAAGGATGCGACTCGTTAGTTGGTAAAACTCGATACCTCCACCGGTTGCTGGCCAATCGATATTTATAGGACTAGATTGCGTATCTTCGGAGATTTGTACCTCTCGACTCTCCATGATCCGTCTGCGGTCGGTGGAGCTTTGGGGCAAACTTGCCAGCTCGACAACGGTCCTACTTGATCGTAGCTCTGTCGCTTGCAACCGCGCCTCCAACTCCAAAGGCGCGTCGCCGAAGGGAGAAATGCGTATAGACGCATCCTGTAACGAAAGATCGGGTACGGCGTTCTCGCTTCCGATTACCACGGGAAAGATTGGCGGTAGTTGGGCGAGTTCTAGGTCGGAGAGCCTCGTATCCGTGGCATTTCCGTCGGTAAAGACAACGACACCAGCGAGAGGCTGAGACGCTAAGCGGTCGCTTAGGGCGGTGATGGCTGTTGATAGATTGCTGCTTTGCCCAGCAAAGGAAAGGCTGTCGAAATTTGACACACGCTGGAGGGAGCGAGAAAAGCGGTACGAACGGAGCTGATACTCGTCTTCCAGCAATGCTCTCCAGGCACTCTCTCGCCCCTGCAGGACTTGCCGAGCATGTTCTCCTCTATCGAGGATTTCGCTTTGGTCTTTTATCCTCATGCCACTGCTATCGTCGGCAAGAAGGGCGATGACGTTTTGGCCTTGGATGGGGCGGTCGACGGAACGTTGCGGATTCGCCAAGGCTAGGATGAGCAAGGCAATGGCGATGGCCCTCAAACCGATTGCTAGAAAACTTGGCCGTGAGCTTGTTCTCCATGAACGCCATGATGCGAAAACCAGCATCGCTGCTATAGCGACGAGAACGAACCAGGGAGTTTGCGTTTGAAAGACCATGAAGTTAATCAATCGTCACCAAGGGACTCATAGTAGCGGCGGACGAAGCTTTCGTAGGCCTCAGGCACCGGGTCGGAATCAACTGGCTGCAGCGTATCCGGATTCTCGATTCGATTTAGCTCTGATCTAAGCCACGCACTCGCCTCGTTTAGCGGTGTTGCGATCCCATTCTCCACCATGTCCCACTGGGGAAGTTCACCATGTCTTTTGAAATCCCTTCGGGCGTCTTCCGCACGTTCGCGAGCCTCCTCGATACGAGAACGAATCTGCGGTTCTTCGATCAGGGCCTCGACAGTACTCAGGCGCTCGATCCACTCGTCAAAGCCACCGCCGGTAATCGGACCACCCCCAGTAGCTCCGCCGAATTCAGAGAAGGCTTGCCGAAGCTGATCCTCAAGGCTTCCGCTAGAGCTTTCTTCTGCGGGCGAAGCGGATTCAGAGTTGGCTGAGGTCGGAGCTCCTGATGGAGAACGTTCTTCGCTTCCACCCGAGCTTCTTCGTTCTGAATCGAGTTGCTCCTGAAGATCTTCCAGCTCTTCTTCTGCGAAGGCTAACTCCGCGCTCTCATTGCCCAAAATACTTCCAGCCGCTTGCGCGACGCGATCGCTCAGCTCCTGTAGATCTTCCGTAAGTCTACTTTGGCCGGTGTTGGCGTCGCTGAGGAATCC containing:
- a CDS encoding glutamine amidotransferase, translated to MVFQTQTPWFVLVAIAAMLVFASWRSWRTSSRPSFLAIGLRAIAIALLILALANPQRSVDRPIQGQNVIALLADDSSGMRIKDQSEILDRGEHARQVLQGRESAWRALLEDEYQLRSYRFSRSLQRVSNFDSLSFAGQSSNLSTAITALSDRLASQPLAGVVVFTDGNATDTRLSDLELAQLPPIFPVVIGSENAVPDLSLQDASIRISPFGDAPLELEARLQATELRSSRTVVELASLPQSSTDRRRIMESREVQISEDTQSSPINIDWPATGGGIEFYQLTSRILTDSEVPTPEEATSANNGKLLVANRGKENYRILYLTGRPNWEYKFLNRSLQQDPQLDMVGLLRVASKEPKFEFKSRAGEQSNSLYRGFGREDENERYDEAVLIRMNTRDENELRGGFPNTAETLFEYDAVILDDVESEFFTYNQLSLLRDFVRQRGGGLLMLGGVNSFEDGGYQDSPLSSLLPFYADSAFDHTVFDRPASWDLSREGWVEPWMRIRDMEMDERNRISNMPLFRVYNTLGRIKPGARQLATVTEAGGEQRPALLVRNFGSGRVASLAVGDLWRWGMQDTDSQEDLAQFWRQISRWLVKDNPQRISLSASITDTGATILQARALNPSYQKLSASKARLSVTRVASATQPDMGPETLIELDMQPVSDNPGHFQSELPQLDDGAYLAEVLVEENSGTPAGRAETGWTIDALSQEFSSISPNRAEMERIAAATGGQTLSLSDLAKLNSLIQSRPAPASETVFQPIWHNNLFFLAALAALLAEWLIRRKRGLA